From Brevibacillus marinus, a single genomic window includes:
- a CDS encoding APC family permease, with protein MREICVEKGQSASLKRSLKLWQVIVLGLGYLTPLTVFDTYGIVTQETSGHVPSAYLLALAAMLFTASSYGKMVKVFPVAGSAYSYTRQTINPHLGFLVGWVSLLDYVFLPIVNVLLGKIYMSAAFPDVPDWMLGVVLAAVVTAVNLWKIDGTANFNTLLVAFQVFVVTFFTVLAISYITEGGGSGDVANIAPFYSANLTFPSLMAGAAILCFSFLGFDAVTTYTEETIDPMKNIPRGIFLVALIGGVIFIVASYFTQLAFPDITQFENPDSPSPEMSMALGGPLFHSLFVAGSITAAAASGIASHASVSRLLYAMGRENVLPKRLFGYLNPRSGIPVVNVVLVGILSLSALFLDLETALAFINFGALTAFTAVNVCVIFHYFIKEKMRAPKDVFRYLISPLVGAGFVAYLWWNLDSHSLTVGMIWSLLGIGYLLYTTKGFSKKPPEINFEDAI; from the coding sequence ATGCGAGAGATTTGCGTAGAGAAGGGACAGTCAGCTTCGTTAAAAAGGTCGTTGAAGCTGTGGCAAGTGATTGTTCTGGGGTTGGGTTATTTGACACCGCTCACTGTATTTGACACGTACGGTATCGTTACACAGGAAACAAGCGGACACGTTCCATCAGCTTACCTGCTTGCGCTGGCGGCCATGTTGTTTACGGCCTCCAGCTACGGAAAAATGGTAAAAGTATTTCCGGTCGCCGGTTCGGCGTATTCCTACACACGTCAAACAATCAATCCGCATCTCGGCTTTCTTGTCGGCTGGGTTTCCCTGCTCGATTACGTCTTTCTGCCGATCGTCAATGTTCTGTTAGGAAAAATATATATGTCGGCCGCCTTTCCAGACGTTCCCGACTGGATGCTGGGTGTCGTGCTAGCCGCTGTCGTCACGGCAGTCAACTTGTGGAAAATTGACGGCACCGCCAATTTCAACACGCTGCTGGTCGCCTTTCAAGTGTTTGTTGTCACGTTCTTTACCGTATTGGCCATATCGTACATCACAGAGGGCGGCGGAAGCGGTGATGTGGCCAACATCGCACCTTTCTATTCCGCAAATTTAACCTTCCCAAGTCTGATGGCGGGAGCGGCCATTCTCTGCTTCTCGTTTTTGGGTTTTGACGCTGTTACCACGTATACGGAAGAAACGATTGACCCGATGAAAAACATTCCGCGGGGCATTTTCCTGGTGGCCCTGATCGGCGGGGTCATCTTCATTGTCGCCTCGTATTTCACGCAACTCGCATTTCCAGACATCACCCAGTTTGAGAACCCTGATTCGCCGTCCCCGGAAATGTCCATGGCGCTTGGGGGACCGTTGTTCCATTCCCTTTTTGTTGCGGGCAGTATCACCGCAGCGGCCGCATCCGGCATCGCTTCCCATGCGAGCGTATCGCGTCTTCTCTACGCCATGGGACGTGAAAACGTGCTGCCCAAGAGGCTGTTTGGCTATCTGAACCCGCGATCGGGTATTCCCGTCGTCAACGTCGTCCTGGTCGGGATCCTTTCACTGTCCGCGCTCTTTCTCGACCTGGAGACGGCCCTGGCGTTCATCAACTTCGGTGCGCTGACCGCATTTACGGCCGTTAACGTATGTGTCATTTTCCACTACTTCATCAAGGAAAAAATGCGTGCTCCCAAGGACGTGTTCCGCTATTTGATTTCACCCTTGGTCGGAGCCGGCTTCGTCGCCTATCTCTGGTGGAATCTCGACAGTCATTCACTGACAGTGGGAATGATCTGGTCCCTGCTCGGAATCGGTTATCTGCTGTACACCACCAAAGGATTCAGCAAAAAACCGCCGGAGATCAATTTCGAGGATGCAATCTGA
- a CDS encoding S-layer homology domain-containing protein produces the protein MKRVFAVVIIILSLSIVNGVASANPDFNFSDIENHWGKEAIQWALENGVANGYPDGTFLPNKPVSEAEFLAMLLNAFPNTKLEIENTPNNGSIWYENYYTVARKYRVKHINEANADKPISRVLAALMIANSAGKNYNRDGAVAFLYENDLSNGRTSKTLRGFDYEGYLTRAEAVTFIKLLNDKKMNERFLITQSFNTEINPRAVIYQPIIMPKPGVIQAPTYTEIQALLEKKQNGYTLFPDDNPRVAFIVRQNGSVRVSFNINPNFSEISVLAHGADDETHQLIQDILQLYGFEVSNLKRDITNKNNSGKNAGIPEKFTYGNYEATIWFQAMGVIIDMKKKEVN, from the coding sequence ATGAAGAGGGTATTTGCGGTAGTTATTATTATTCTATCACTTTCAATTGTTAATGGAGTTGCAAGTGCCAATCCCGATTTTAATTTTTCTGATATTGAAAACCATTGGGGAAAAGAAGCTATTCAGTGGGCCTTAGAAAATGGAGTAGCCAATGGTTATCCAGATGGAACTTTTTTACCAAACAAACCGGTTTCAGAAGCTGAATTTCTTGCAATGCTTTTAAACGCCTTTCCTAATACTAAGTTAGAAATTGAAAATACACCAAATAATGGATCAATTTGGTACGAGAATTATTATACTGTTGCGAGAAAGTATCGTGTAAAGCACATAAACGAAGCGAACGCAGATAAGCCTATAAGTAGGGTTCTGGCCGCTCTCATGATTGCGAACTCTGCAGGAAAAAACTACAACCGTGATGGTGCAGTAGCGTTTCTATATGAGAATGACTTGTCAAATGGTCGTACATCAAAAACATTAAGGGGATTTGATTATGAAGGATACTTAACTCGAGCGGAGGCTGTTACATTCATAAAATTATTAAACGACAAAAAAATGAATGAGAGGTTTTTAATCACGCAGAGTTTTAATACTGAAATTAATCCAAGAGCCGTTATATATCAACCGATCATAATGCCAAAACCCGGGGTAATTCAGGCTCCTACTTACACTGAAATCCAAGCGCTTTTAGAGAAAAAACAAAATGGGTATACTTTGTTTCCTGATGATAATCCGCGGGTTGCGTTTATCGTTCGTCAAAATGGATCTGTTAGGGTGAGTTTTAATATTAACCCTAATTTTTCTGAAATCTCTGTTCTGGCTCATGGAGCAGATGATGAGACTCATCAGTTAATTCAAGACATTCTTCAATTATATGGGTTTGAGGTATCGAATCTTAAACGAGATATAACTAATAAGAATAATAGTGGTAAGAATGCAGGTATACCGGAAAAGTTTACATATGGTAATTATGAGGCAACCATTTGGTTTCAAGCTATGGGGGTTATAATTGATATGAAAAAAAAAGAAGTGAATTAG
- a CDS encoding TetR/AcrR family transcriptional regulator, with protein MATRKQTPTREVLLDAACRLVRRQGVAQLTLDAVAATADVSKGGLLYHFPSKEALIQGMVEHLLDEYSNRIARETSQELDTPGKWVRAYVRTTFDPSPQEREMSAGLLAAIATNPELLEPLRSRYREWQASVEDDGLDPALASVIRLAADGLWFAELFDLAPPDQALRTKIFHTLLKLSGE; from the coding sequence ATGGCCACACGCAAACAAACGCCCACTCGCGAAGTTCTGTTGGACGCAGCGTGCCGGCTGGTCCGGCGCCAAGGGGTCGCTCAGCTCACGCTCGACGCCGTGGCTGCCACTGCGGATGTGAGCAAGGGCGGGCTGTTGTATCACTTTCCTTCCAAGGAAGCGCTGATCCAGGGAATGGTGGAGCACCTGCTGGACGAGTACAGCAACCGGATCGCCAGGGAGACGTCCCAGGAACTCGACACGCCCGGCAAATGGGTGCGGGCCTACGTGCGCACCACCTTTGACCCCAGCCCGCAGGAACGGGAGATGAGCGCGGGGTTGCTTGCTGCGATCGCCACCAATCCCGAACTTTTGGAACCGCTTCGTTCCCGCTACCGGGAATGGCAGGCGAGCGTGGAAGACGATGGGCTCGATCCCGCGCTGGCATCGGTGATCCGGCTGGCCGCCGATGGGCTGTGGTTTGCCGAGCTGTTCGACCTGGCTCCGCCCGATCAAGCGCTGAGGACGAAGATTTTTCACACACTGCTCAAGCTTTCCGGGGAGTGA
- a CDS encoding DMT family transporter gives MKPFLLLLLAIATEVTGTTALKMSEGFSRLWPSLFVVVSYAASFYILSLALKYLPLGIAYAIWSGLGTAATVAIGVWLWNESLTAARVIGILLIIAGTVVLQLFKSPA, from the coding sequence GTGAAGCCGTTTTTGCTGCTGTTATTGGCCATCGCGACGGAAGTCACGGGAACCACCGCGCTGAAGATGTCGGAGGGGTTCAGCAGACTGTGGCCGAGCCTGTTCGTGGTTGTCAGCTATGCCGCTTCTTTTTACATCCTCTCGCTCGCTTTGAAGTACCTGCCGCTCGGCATCGCATACGCAATCTGGTCAGGACTGGGCACCGCCGCCACGGTGGCCATCGGGGTCTGGTTGTGGAACGAGTCGCTTACGGCGGCCCGGGTCATCGGCATCCTCTTGATCATTGCCGGCACCGTCGTGCTGCAGCTCTTCAAAAGTCCGGCGTAA
- a CDS encoding DUF5360 family protein, translating into MGSLKYFFWITDAGFLIYWFVTYFQLIPAEYVYQDYTNPILVSWNWSFFPLDLIISLTGFASLWLYANNRSLWRDVALISLVLTSVSGLQAIVFWAIRCEFDLVWWIPNGFLLLYPLYFIPRLLLAPSRLHQAAGGKPRFRLGPLRRTE; encoded by the coding sequence TTGGGCAGCCTCAAATACTTCTTCTGGATCACGGATGCTGGGTTTCTGATTTACTGGTTCGTAACGTACTTTCAGCTGATTCCTGCTGAGTACGTGTATCAGGATTATACGAACCCGATTTTGGTCTCCTGGAACTGGTCGTTTTTCCCCTTGGACCTGATCATCTCGCTGACCGGATTCGCCAGCCTCTGGCTGTACGCCAACAACCGTTCCCTGTGGCGCGACGTCGCCCTGATCTCCCTGGTGCTGACGTCCGTCTCCGGGTTGCAGGCGATCGTGTTTTGGGCCATCCGCTGTGAATTCGATCTCGTCTGGTGGATTCCCAACGGGTTCCTGTTGCTTTACCCCCTGTACTTCATTCCCCGCCTGCTGCTAGCGCCCTCCCGCTTGCACCAGGCGGCCGGCGGCAAGCCGCGCTTCCGCCTTGGTCCGCTTCGCCGAACGGAGTAG
- a CDS encoding excalibur calcium-binding domain-containing protein produces the protein MPARGGTAKTDVPACSEEIAWQGRTPPPLRSSEAKALLPSWEGLFHFVYLYQGKPGYRPALDRDGDGIACE, from the coding sequence ATGCCAGCACGGGGCGGGACCGCGAAGACCGACGTGCCGGCGTGCAGCGAGGAAATAGCTTGGCAAGGACGAACCCCGCCTCCGCTGCGGAGCAGCGAAGCAAAAGCCCTTCTCCCGTCATGGGAAGGGCTGTTTCATTTCGTGTATCTGTATCAAGGCAAACCGGGATACAGACCTGCTCTCGACCGCGATGGGGACGGAATTGCCTGCGAATAA
- a CDS encoding NAD-dependent succinate-semialdehyde dehydrogenase — MLYIDGTWQSAESGDTFLVRNPATGETIGEVASAAERDTERAIAAAQAAFPQWAKLTAKERYGYLKRVAEILRGRTEQLAEVITREMGKPLAEAKGEIGLAIDYLDWYGEEAKRIYGDTIPASAPDKRIIVTRQPIGVVGAITPWNFPIAMITRKLAPALAAGCTVVLKPASATPLTAIEVFKAIDEAGVPKGVANLVHGKPAATVGPMMNSPIVRKITFTGSTEIGKELYRQAADTLKKVSLELGGHAPFIVFADADLERAAAGAIASKFRNAGQTCVCTNRIYVQQEVVEPFSRIMAEKMKQLKVGNGLEAGVNIGPLINRQALEKAREHVEDAVQKGATIICGGHVLDSGEFANGYFFAPTVLAHATHEMKIAREETFGPVAPIFSFSTEEEAIRLANDTAYGLASYVFTRDGSRMFRVAEALEYGIVGINDPMPTVAQAPFGGVKESGIGREGGKYGIEDYLEYKFLSFQLEM, encoded by the coding sequence ATGCTTTACATCGACGGAACATGGCAATCGGCCGAATCGGGCGACACCTTTCTGGTCCGCAATCCGGCCACCGGCGAAACGATTGGCGAGGTCGCGTCGGCCGCTGAACGCGACACGGAGCGGGCGATCGCCGCGGCCCAGGCGGCTTTCCCGCAATGGGCAAAGCTGACGGCGAAGGAGCGGTACGGCTACCTGAAGCGGGTGGCAGAGATCCTGCGCGGCCGGACGGAACAGCTCGCCGAAGTGATCACCCGCGAAATGGGCAAGCCTTTGGCCGAGGCCAAGGGAGAAATCGGGCTCGCCATCGACTACTTGGACTGGTACGGGGAAGAGGCGAAGCGGATTTACGGCGACACGATTCCCGCTTCCGCACCGGACAAGCGGATCATCGTAACGCGGCAGCCGATCGGCGTGGTGGGGGCGATCACCCCGTGGAACTTCCCGATCGCGATGATTACCCGCAAACTTGCTCCGGCGTTGGCAGCCGGCTGCACGGTCGTGCTGAAGCCGGCCTCGGCGACGCCGTTGACCGCGATCGAAGTGTTTAAAGCGATCGACGAGGCGGGCGTACCGAAAGGCGTAGCCAACCTGGTACACGGCAAGCCGGCCGCCACGGTAGGTCCGATGATGAACAGCCCCATCGTGCGCAAAATCACCTTTACCGGCTCCACGGAGATCGGCAAAGAACTGTACAGACAGGCGGCCGACACGCTGAAAAAAGTATCACTGGAGCTGGGCGGGCATGCGCCGTTCATCGTCTTTGCCGACGCCGACCTGGAGCGGGCGGCAGCGGGAGCGATTGCCAGCAAGTTCCGCAATGCGGGCCAAACCTGCGTCTGCACCAACCGCATCTACGTGCAGCAAGAAGTGGTGGAACCGTTCTCGCGGATTATGGCGGAGAAGATGAAGCAGCTGAAAGTGGGCAACGGACTGGAAGCAGGCGTGAACATCGGCCCGCTGATCAACCGGCAGGCGCTGGAGAAGGCGCGTGAACACGTCGAGGACGCCGTGCAAAAAGGGGCGACGATCATCTGCGGCGGGCATGTGCTGGACTCCGGCGAGTTCGCAAACGGCTACTTCTTTGCGCCGACCGTCCTGGCCCATGCCACTCACGAGATGAAGATCGCTCGCGAGGAGACGTTTGGTCCGGTCGCTCCCATTTTTTCGTTCAGCACGGAAGAGGAAGCGATCCGCCTCGCCAACGATACGGCCTACGGCTTGGCCTCCTACGTTTTCACCCGCGACGGCTCCCGCATGTTCCGCGTTGCCGAGGCGCTGGAATACGGGATTGTCGGGATTAACGACCCGATGCCGACCGTGGCGCAAGCGCCGTTTGGCGGTGTGAAAGAATCGGGGATCGGCCGCGAGGGCGGCAAGTACGGGATCGAGGATTACCTGGAGTACAAGTTCCTGTCATTCCAATTGGAGATGTAA
- a CDS encoding aspartate aminotransferase family protein codes for MANKTLYERSLQAFPPVAGRSTTLGVVKGEGSYLWGEDGKKYLDFASGVAVVNVGHNHPYVLEKAKEQMDKLVHGGHNVVYYPTYVELAEKLIELNGGGCKVYFANSGAEANEAAIKLAKKVTKRPGLISFRRSFHGRTLATTTLTASNAAYRRDYEGLLPSVYYAEYPYAVRTGLGEAEEVARCLEELNKTFTYLIAPDQVAAMIVEPIQGEGGYIVPPASFLQALREICDKHGILLIFDEIQTGFGRTGKMFAWQHFGVKPDMLTLAKGIANGFPLSALVARADLMDQWPAGTHGGTYGGNPVACAASLAVIELLENGLLDNAQAMGRYFLEQLQALKQSYPSIHDIRGVGLMIGMEFFSSDGQPDAQAVETLRKKALEKGLILLSCGVDKNVIRFIPPTTVSKAEIDEAIAIIRQGLGEMYG; via the coding sequence ATGGCGAACAAGACATTGTATGAACGCTCGCTGCAGGCGTTTCCGCCGGTGGCGGGCCGCTCCACCACGCTGGGAGTGGTCAAGGGCGAAGGTTCCTACCTGTGGGGCGAGGACGGGAAAAAGTACCTCGATTTTGCCAGCGGCGTGGCCGTGGTCAACGTGGGGCACAACCACCCATATGTGCTGGAGAAAGCGAAAGAACAAATGGACAAGTTGGTCCACGGCGGCCATAACGTGGTCTACTATCCGACTTACGTGGAGCTGGCGGAGAAACTGATCGAGCTGAACGGCGGCGGGTGCAAGGTGTACTTTGCCAACAGCGGCGCGGAAGCCAACGAAGCGGCGATCAAGCTGGCCAAAAAAGTGACGAAGCGGCCCGGTCTGATCAGTTTCCGGCGCAGCTTCCACGGACGCACGCTGGCCACCACCACACTGACCGCTTCCAATGCCGCCTACCGCCGGGATTACGAAGGTTTATTGCCCAGTGTCTACTACGCCGAATATCCGTACGCGGTGCGCACGGGACTGGGAGAAGCGGAGGAAGTGGCGCGCTGTCTCGAAGAACTGAACAAGACCTTTACCTACCTGATCGCTCCCGACCAGGTAGCGGCGATGATCGTCGAGCCGATCCAGGGCGAGGGCGGCTATATCGTCCCGCCGGCTTCCTTTTTGCAGGCTCTCCGCGAAATCTGCGACAAACACGGGATCCTGCTGATCTTCGACGAGATTCAAACAGGTTTTGGCCGCACCGGCAAAATGTTTGCCTGGCAGCACTTCGGGGTGAAACCGGATATGCTGACCTTGGCCAAAGGGATCGCCAACGGGTTCCCGCTCAGTGCGCTGGTGGCCCGCGCCGATCTGATGGATCAATGGCCGGCTGGCACGCACGGCGGAACGTACGGCGGCAACCCGGTCGCTTGTGCCGCTTCGCTGGCGGTGATCGAGCTGTTGGAAAACGGGCTGCTGGACAATGCCCAGGCGATGGGTCGCTACTTCCTGGAACAGCTGCAAGCGCTGAAACAATCTTATCCAAGTATTCATGACATCCGCGGCGTCGGCCTGATGATCGGCATGGAATTTTTCTCCAGCGACGGCCAACCGGATGCGCAGGCAGTGGAAACGCTGCGCAAAAAAGCGCTGGAAAAAGGGCTGATTCTGCTTTCGTGCGGCGTGGATAAAAACGTGATCCGCTTCATTCCGCCGACGACGGTCAGCAAAGCGGAAATCGACGAGGCGATCGCGATCATTCGCCAGGGGCTCGGCGAAATGTACGGTTGA
- a CDS encoding M20/M25/M40 family metallo-hydrolase — protein MYQQLQHLSQPEQVEWIATQLVQIPSINGTEGEVKIAEWIKELLLSIPYFQEHPEQVWEQPLRGDALGRKNIFALVRSKQATRKTVIFHSHLDTVGVDDFGAIKEKAYSPDDLLRFFQTYDSDPQVQADALSGEWMFGRGSSDMKSGIAVHIANLLYFLDHLDELPGNILLMVNPVEENQHTGVIEAVYEIERLQKEEGLEFIIAINNDFISPLYDGDVTRYIYTGAVGKLLPCFLITGREAHVGQSLTSIDPLLISAEINRRVNNNMELAEDIEGELVLPPSSLLQRDGKDSYNVQTAGKAYLYFNYFIYKASPQDVLNRLKKIAIDACAHVEAYMQSEYAKFLRRTKLPASDLSWKIEVRTLHEYVQELEQIGVDTKSISAAIAKENPDMEPRMLAFKIVEALQERDPEKKARVIIFFAPPYCPHNYLLEDNARDQGLLAAIEKTLQKLGEETQETFAVKKFFPYLSDSSYLSVHDTDEEIAALVNNFPEWETIYPVPIKKIRELNIPSINVGIYGKDAHKWTERVYKPYTFHVLPKVTREIAMAILKNER, from the coding sequence ATGTATCAGCAACTGCAACACTTGTCGCAACCGGAGCAGGTAGAATGGATCGCCACCCAGTTGGTGCAGATTCCCAGCATCAACGGAACAGAGGGAGAAGTCAAAATTGCCGAGTGGATCAAAGAACTGTTGCTCAGCATCCCGTACTTTCAAGAACATCCGGAGCAGGTTTGGGAACAGCCGCTGCGGGGGGATGCGCTTGGCCGGAAAAACATCTTCGCTCTGGTCAGAAGCAAGCAGGCTACCCGCAAGACGGTCATCTTTCACTCCCATCTGGATACAGTAGGCGTGGACGACTTTGGTGCGATCAAGGAGAAAGCCTATTCGCCTGACGACCTGCTCCGCTTCTTTCAAACCTACGACAGTGATCCACAGGTACAAGCGGATGCGCTGTCCGGCGAATGGATGTTTGGGCGCGGTTCCAGCGATATGAAGTCGGGGATTGCCGTGCATATCGCAAATCTGCTCTATTTTCTGGACCACTTGGACGAACTGCCCGGCAACATCCTGTTGATGGTCAACCCGGTCGAGGAAAACCAGCACACGGGCGTGATCGAGGCTGTTTACGAAATTGAGCGGCTGCAGAAAGAAGAAGGCCTGGAATTTATCATCGCCATCAACAACGACTTTATCAGCCCCTTGTACGATGGAGATGTGACCCGCTACATCTATACCGGAGCGGTAGGCAAACTGCTGCCCTGCTTTTTGATCACGGGAAGGGAAGCGCATGTCGGGCAATCCCTGACCAGTATCGACCCGCTGTTGATTTCCGCCGAGATTAACCGCCGGGTTAACAACAACATGGAATTGGCGGAAGACATCGAAGGAGAGTTGGTATTGCCGCCGTCCTCTCTGCTGCAGCGGGACGGAAAAGACAGTTACAATGTCCAAACAGCCGGAAAGGCATACCTGTACTTTAATTACTTCATCTACAAGGCTTCACCGCAAGATGTGTTAAACCGGTTAAAGAAAATCGCGATCGATGCGTGTGCCCATGTGGAAGCGTACATGCAAAGCGAATACGCCAAGTTTCTGCGCCGGACAAAGCTGCCGGCATCCGACCTTAGCTGGAAAATTGAGGTGCGCACGCTGCATGAATATGTGCAAGAATTGGAGCAAATCGGCGTGGATACGAAGAGCATCTCGGCGGCAATCGCCAAGGAGAATCCGGACATGGAGCCGCGGATGCTCGCTTTCAAGATCGTAGAGGCGCTGCAGGAGAGAGATCCGGAAAAGAAAGCGCGGGTGATCATCTTCTTCGCGCCGCCGTATTGCCCGCACAACTACCTGCTGGAAGACAACGCGCGGGATCAAGGCCTGCTGGCGGCCATCGAAAAAACGCTGCAAAAGTTGGGGGAAGAAACGCAGGAGACATTCGCGGTGAAAAAATTCTTTCCCTATTTGTCCGACAGCAGCTATTTATCCGTGCATGACACCGACGAAGAGATTGCAGCTCTGGTCAACAATTTTCCGGAGTGGGAGACGATTTATCCCGTACCGATCAAAAAGATTCGCGAACTGAACATTCCTTCGATCAACGTGGGAATCTACGGCAAGGATGCCCATAAATGGACGGAACGCGTCTACAAGCCCTACACCTTTCACGTTCTGCCAAAAGTGACCCGCGAAATCGCAATGGCGATTCTCAAAAACGAGAGATAA
- a CDS encoding D-2-hydroxyacid dehydrogenase: MILATTNEILPRHVELILEQTGEQVHVYPSIEETPQPIAEQAEILLTFPNNITHANPQPINIAKLPRLKWIHLLSAGIDELPLAQIRERGICLTNVSGIHVLPMSEYVLMCMLYFEKDMDRYFAHKRAKIFDRTKLVGELVNREVLIYGTGVIGTGVARTLRFFQTKVYGVNTSGRAVEPFLQTYKLEEATEKLRSADYVVSILPATDETRGLFSREYLQNLKPEAVFINIGRGSLVDEECVAEMLRTGSLRGAALDVFQTEPLPAGSPLWDCPNLILTPHMSAKSIYYIDRCVEIFVENLLAYRQQKAMRNVVMNQLFS; this comes from the coding sequence ATGATTCTCGCCACGACAAACGAGATCCTGCCCAGACACGTAGAGCTGATCTTGGAGCAGACGGGAGAGCAGGTTCACGTCTACCCGTCCATCGAGGAAACGCCGCAGCCGATTGCGGAACAGGCGGAAATCCTGCTTACGTTCCCCAATAACATTACCCATGCCAATCCGCAGCCGATCAATATCGCGAAACTCCCGCGGCTGAAGTGGATTCACCTGCTCAGCGCGGGAATCGATGAACTCCCGTTGGCCCAGATCAGGGAACGCGGGATCTGCCTGACCAACGTCTCCGGCATCCACGTGCTGCCGATGAGCGAATACGTCCTCATGTGCATGCTCTACTTCGAAAAAGATATGGATCGCTACTTCGCGCACAAACGGGCAAAAATCTTTGACCGGACAAAGCTGGTCGGCGAATTGGTCAATCGCGAAGTGCTGATCTACGGGACCGGAGTGATCGGTACAGGTGTGGCCCGCACGCTCCGCTTTTTCCAAACGAAGGTCTATGGTGTGAATACGAGCGGAAGAGCGGTCGAACCGTTTCTTCAGACATATAAATTGGAAGAGGCGACCGAGAAATTACGGTCAGCCGATTATGTGGTGTCGATCCTGCCGGCCACTGACGAGACACGCGGGCTCTTTTCGCGCGAGTACCTGCAGAATCTCAAGCCGGAAGCGGTATTTATCAACATCGGGCGAGGGAGCCTCGTCGACGAGGAATGTGTCGCCGAGATGCTGCGGACAGGAAGTTTGAGAGGGGCGGCGTTGGACGTCTTTCAGACAGAGCCGCTTCCCGCCGGCAGTCCGCTGTGGGACTGCCCCAATCTGATTTTGACGCCGCATATGTCCGCGAAATCGATCTACTACATCGATCGCTGCGTGGAGATCTTTGTGGAGAACCTGCTAGCCTACCGTCAACAAAAAGCGATGCGAAATGTCGTGATGAATCAACTATTTTCATAA
- a CDS encoding pyridoxamine 5'-phosphate oxidase family protein, which yields MAQNKKLPVLEEVSKHFIAHSPFLCMATRQPDGRIMITGHGGQPGFVQVRDDRTLVIPYQADQHARDLLQNFVACADVGLIFLIPNVNETLRIDGKAQAVSDQTRKAWTSFFREWSRFWLLRCKGKAQ from the coding sequence ATGGCACAGAACAAAAAGCTGCCTGTGCTGGAAGAGGTCAGCAAGCATTTTATCGCGCATTCTCCGTTTCTCTGTATGGCGACCCGCCAACCAGACGGGCGGATCATGATAACCGGCCATGGCGGGCAGCCCGGTTTCGTCCAGGTACGGGATGATCGTACGCTTGTCATCCCGTATCAGGCGGATCAACACGCGCGTGACCTTTTGCAAAATTTCGTAGCGTGCGCGGACGTCGGGCTGATTTTCTTGATCCCCAACGTGAACGAGACGCTGCGGATTGACGGCAAGGCACAGGCGGTCAGCGACCAGACCAGGAAAGCGTGGACAAGTTTTTTCCGGGAATGGAGCAGGTTTTGGCTGCTGCGGTGCAAGGGAAAAGCCCAGTGA